Proteins from a single region of Alloscardovia omnicolens:
- a CDS encoding DUF3107 domain-containing protein — protein sequence MLVEIGVQRVAKALAFETAQTADEVNAQVDAALKNNETLKLTDTKGRTYIVPRENLAYVIVGSQASHPVGFGAL from the coding sequence ATGCTAGTAGAAATTGGCGTGCAGCGCGTAGCTAAAGCCTTGGCTTTTGAAACCGCACAAACTGCTGACGAAGTGAATGCTCAAGTAGACGCAGCCTTGAAGAATAATGAGACTTTGAAGTTAACAGACACTAAGGGACGTACTTATATTGTTCCTCGTGAAAACTTAGCATATGTGATTGTAGGCTCTCAAGCCTCCCACCCTGTGGGATTCGGTGCTTTGTAA
- a CDS encoding phosphotransferase: MSGEKKDITTAVITSVEGVEYDVSVSSSDEGKKILKDRAKAAYVLSHSKTAVTLSFALESYTLFMPGDKADGPTGTNAVYITPHVDGDAVALKNLTSEQCAAAGTAIAAIHRLRGGFLRAAHYRTYTAQTIQKQLTGWIHSLESAGHIPAEIIQNWKNIIETDGLWNFTTCPVHGGMNNGDLIFLSNAVNSIRHWENMQISDPARDLAWIFTHLNKAHRDSFISAYSRVMGNRLDNMIWLRAGLWTQMEQVGEYMRALTHADTAKILAFKSQVNSLAHQIARNNPKRQPLEKKTTLTVGDLLENPQAAQGKAETRAKGGSTHKAAHTRFIVDSGMRSGDIAASKKDSANAPQRAEMSSDSTDNTAINVSLSQSQAAPLPPQPQSSPRKNWNATPSQSESFSFSSDKSSQSASGTSSDAAEIVAAHHNSAITDAEAVAENLDAPSVPHEAVEHLNSATIAMQSQSAAAAMQHAQEGLTYTSQRSYMAVDSMGFVMDTSHTSNENNDVYDEDNDTGEAAIAQDDIETTIFAAQENHDASGE, from the coding sequence ATGAGCGGAGAGAAGAAAGATATTACAACAGCCGTTATTACCAGCGTCGAAGGCGTGGAGTATGACGTCAGCGTATCGTCGAGCGATGAAGGAAAGAAAATCCTTAAAGATCGCGCTAAAGCTGCTTATGTGCTGTCTCATTCTAAAACTGCTGTAACTTTGAGCTTTGCATTAGAAAGCTACACTCTTTTTATGCCGGGAGATAAAGCTGATGGGCCAACCGGCACTAATGCGGTGTATATCACCCCTCATGTGGATGGCGATGCTGTAGCGCTGAAAAATCTCACTTCTGAACAATGCGCTGCTGCTGGCACTGCGATTGCTGCTATTCATCGTTTACGTGGAGGATTTTTACGTGCCGCTCACTATCGCACATACACAGCACAAACTATTCAAAAACAACTTACTGGCTGGATTCATAGCTTAGAATCTGCAGGACATATTCCAGCGGAAATTATTCAAAATTGGAAGAATATTATTGAAACTGATGGTTTATGGAACTTCACCACATGCCCCGTGCACGGTGGTATGAATAACGGCGATTTAATTTTCTTATCGAATGCCGTCAACTCCATCCGCCATTGGGAAAATATGCAGATTAGTGATCCTGCTCGCGATTTGGCATGGATTTTTACTCATCTGAATAAAGCGCATCGCGACTCTTTTATTTCTGCATATAGCCGTGTTATGGGTAACCGTTTAGACAATATGATTTGGCTGCGCGCTGGCTTATGGACTCAAATGGAGCAAGTTGGCGAATATATGCGTGCGCTCACTCACGCTGATACCGCAAAAATTCTTGCTTTTAAGTCTCAAGTCAATTCTTTGGCTCACCAGATTGCGCGCAATAATCCAAAGCGTCAGCCTTTGGAAAAGAAAACTACTTTGACGGTTGGCGATTTACTGGAGAACCCGCAAGCTGCTCAAGGCAAAGCAGAAACACGTGCTAAAGGCGGAAGCACACATAAAGCAGCTCATACGCGCTTTATTGTGGATTCTGGTATGCGCAGTGGTGATATTGCAGCAAGTAAGAAAGACTCTGCCAACGCTCCGCAGCGCGCAGAAATGAGTTCGGATTCCACAGACAATACTGCAATCAATGTATCTCTGTCTCAATCGCAAGCAGCGCCGTTGCCTCCGCAGCCACAAAGCTCTCCACGCAAGAATTGGAATGCTACGCCAAGCCAGTCAGAAAGTTTTAGTTTCTCTTCTGACAAGTCATCGCAATCAGCGTCTGGCACGTCTTCTGATGCAGCTGAGATTGTTGCTGCTCACCACAATAGCGCTATCACAGATGCCGAAGCTGTTGCAGAAAACTTGGATGCCCCATCAGTACCACATGAGGCAGTAGAACATTTGAATAGCGCCACGATTGCTATGCAATCCCAATCTGCGGCTGCGGCAATGCAGCACGCACAAGAAGGCTTAACATACACGTCACAACGAAGTTATATGGCTGTTGATTCGATGGGCTTTGTTATGGACACTTCCCACACGAGCAATGAGAATAACGATGTGTATGACGAGGACAACGATACTGGCGAAGCAGCAATTGCTCAAGACGACATCGAAACAACTATCTTCGCTGCCCAAGAAAACCACGATGCAAGTGGCGAATAA
- a CDS encoding ATP-dependent helicase, which yields MTTTSTHYSAILDGLDENQQRAVRALEGPVRIIAGAGAGKTRTITRRIAYACASGQWAPQSTLAVTYTNKAANEMKVRLASLGVHNVHTSTFHSAAYTQLRRAWRILAHRDSPEISSDMDSYAHTAMAHVLQYNDYTHAEVRQIVQELSWMKVNLIPYADYERIVCAIHHRMPLDIEPEQMLDIAQQFEKEKQRHNVIDFDDSLLLLSHIFEEYEELAQDFRQDMRHITIDEYQDVSAVQHRVLNLWLGDNRDICVVGDPAQTIYSYAGASSYYLLNFAQEFAPLTQDIELNTDYRSSANIVDYANAVLEDSPDNEDYIELVTHNEPGPRVNVARFTSDDEELRGIASRIQWHCARGTRIDDIAILTRTRARAREMARVCKEQGLEVNVKLDNDEVILSGASHESAVTISTIHAAKGLEWGTVFIPDCFEGNIPFLPDAASASDVEQIEEERRIFYVALTRGIHQVYLCIADHPFAQGHGSGRTISRFVHQAQNAVRRARYARAQQAKQSQ from the coding sequence ATGACAACAACCAGTACACATTATTCAGCAATTCTTGACGGGCTAGACGAGAACCAACAACGTGCAGTGCGTGCGTTGGAAGGTCCAGTGCGCATTATTGCTGGAGCAGGTGCTGGAAAGACGCGTACTATTACACGACGCATTGCTTATGCGTGCGCCAGTGGACAGTGGGCGCCGCAATCAACGTTAGCGGTTACATATACCAATAAGGCAGCTAACGAAATGAAAGTTCGTTTAGCATCTTTGGGCGTACATAATGTGCATACCAGCACTTTTCATTCGGCTGCATACACGCAGCTGCGACGTGCATGGAGAATTTTAGCGCATCGGGATTCTCCCGAAATTTCCAGTGATATGGATTCATATGCGCATACTGCTATGGCTCACGTATTGCAATATAACGATTACACACATGCTGAAGTGCGTCAGATTGTGCAAGAATTATCATGGATGAAAGTAAATCTGATTCCATATGCCGATTATGAGCGCATTGTCTGCGCCATACATCACCGTATGCCCTTAGATATTGAGCCTGAGCAGATGCTAGATATAGCTCAACAGTTCGAAAAAGAAAAACAGCGTCATAACGTTATCGATTTTGACGATTCGCTCCTTTTGCTTTCGCATATTTTTGAAGAATACGAAGAATTAGCTCAAGATTTTCGTCAAGATATGCGCCATATTACGATCGATGAATATCAGGATGTATCCGCTGTGCAACATCGTGTTCTGAATTTATGGCTAGGGGATAATCGCGATATTTGCGTAGTAGGAGATCCTGCTCAAACAATTTACTCATATGCGGGTGCAAGCAGCTACTATTTATTGAATTTCGCTCAAGAGTTTGCGCCTCTTACACAAGATATTGAACTAAATACTGACTACCGTTCCAGCGCTAATATTGTGGACTATGCCAATGCAGTCCTTGAAGATTCGCCAGATAATGAAGACTATATAGAACTTGTTACTCACAACGAACCTGGACCTCGCGTGAATGTGGCACGCTTTACCAGCGATGATGAAGAATTGCGGGGGATTGCTTCTCGTATTCAATGGCATTGCGCACGTGGAACACGCATAGACGATATAGCGATTTTGACAAGAACCCGAGCTCGCGCTCGCGAAATGGCACGAGTGTGCAAAGAGCAGGGACTTGAGGTGAATGTGAAGCTAGATAATGATGAAGTTATCCTCTCGGGTGCTTCGCATGAATCGGCTGTAACGATTTCTACAATTCATGCTGCGAAAGGTTTGGAGTGGGGAACAGTTTTCATTCCAGACTGCTTTGAAGGAAATATTCCCTTTTTACCAGATGCCGCATCAGCCAGTGATGTGGAACAGATAGAAGAAGAGCGCCGCATTTTCTATGTGGCGCTCACACGAGGTATTCATCAGGTTTATCTATGTATTGCCGATCATCCTTTTGCGCAGGGACACGGTTCTGGACGCACTATTAGCCGTTTTGTTCATCAGGCGCAAAACGCTGTGCGCCGAGCGCGATATGCGCGCGCTCAACAGGCGAAACAGTCACAATAG
- a CDS encoding zinc-dependent metalloprotease translates to MDDGMNEEELHKWMISSFGPFEGEMAWQQFKELPEYMREQFLRQGQQGLPNPREVQSLMQAFTESGMNSFTDIKNTLDAGPINRRLAKNLAQQRAREGEQITEISAAVAQKVRSAASETNLWLDSVTTMDPTSEAMSVYTRNEWVDATLPAWIDFATPVATAMNNALSTIFEERFGSQGMDGEIAGLFAGPVNIPLPDELKDPSKLMQVLGNTSYAMQFGSAAGSLSREVRGTFDQVIALTTNPAGGIVPENVQEYAKNLDIDEAEVLSYLTLVESTHARLFNSVPWLMPQFKALISKYARSISIDLDAMEQELREAQAMNPESIAGAVNLSKVGMSDSPEQREALQRLETLLALVEGWVDCVVWRAGMPYLPHIEQLREMLRRERVTGGAAARSFEALLGMHLHPKKMREASDMWETLTVAEGIEGRDARWQHPDTLPVLADDVMRELHESSAHQSELEKELETMNSELFGEDTDSHDDALTSATAAANSSSSIDWDSELSELLKSENSHDADGGLDRSDSNSDSNSDSDTDSDADGTNTQA, encoded by the coding sequence ATGGATGACGGCATGAATGAAGAAGAACTGCATAAATGGATGATTAGCTCATTCGGTCCCTTTGAAGGCGAAATGGCATGGCAGCAATTCAAGGAGCTTCCTGAATATATGCGCGAGCAGTTTCTGCGACAAGGACAACAAGGCTTACCAAATCCTCGTGAAGTGCAATCCCTTATGCAAGCTTTTACAGAAAGCGGCATGAATAGCTTTACAGATATTAAAAACACTTTGGATGCTGGACCGATTAACCGTCGTCTAGCTAAGAACTTAGCTCAGCAACGCGCTCGCGAGGGTGAACAGATAACAGAGATTAGCGCTGCTGTGGCGCAAAAAGTGCGTTCTGCTGCTTCGGAGACAAATTTATGGTTAGATTCCGTAACCACTATGGATCCAACAAGTGAAGCGATGAGCGTTTATACACGCAATGAGTGGGTGGATGCTACCCTACCGGCGTGGATTGATTTTGCAACTCCTGTGGCTACGGCGATGAATAATGCACTATCCACTATTTTCGAAGAGCGTTTTGGTTCGCAGGGCATGGACGGTGAGATTGCAGGACTTTTTGCAGGTCCAGTCAATATTCCTCTGCCTGACGAACTTAAAGATCCCAGCAAGCTCATGCAAGTTTTGGGCAATACATCTTATGCTATGCAGTTTGGTTCTGCTGCAGGATCTCTTTCGCGTGAAGTTCGAGGAACTTTTGACCAGGTTATTGCTTTAACCACAAATCCTGCAGGCGGTATTGTGCCAGAGAACGTACAAGAATACGCCAAGAATTTAGATATTGATGAAGCCGAAGTTCTCAGTTATTTAACACTTGTAGAAAGCACACACGCTAGGTTATTCAACAGTGTGCCGTGGCTTATGCCGCAGTTTAAGGCTCTGATTTCTAAATATGCTCGTTCTATTAGCATTGATTTAGATGCGATGGAGCAAGAGTTGCGTGAAGCGCAAGCTATGAATCCTGAATCTATTGCGGGAGCGGTAAACTTAAGCAAAGTAGGTATGAGCGATTCACCAGAACAGCGCGAGGCTTTGCAGCGTTTGGAAACTCTGCTTGCTTTGGTTGAAGGCTGGGTGGATTGCGTCGTGTGGCGAGCTGGTATGCCATATTTGCCTCATATTGAACAGTTACGTGAAATGCTGCGCCGTGAACGTGTGACGGGAGGCGCTGCTGCACGGAGCTTTGAAGCTTTACTGGGAATGCATTTACATCCTAAGAAAATGCGTGAAGCTAGCGATATGTGGGAAACGCTCACTGTAGCTGAAGGAATAGAAGGTCGTGACGCTCGCTGGCAACATCCTGACACTCTGCCAGTACTAGCTGACGATGTGATGCGCGAACTTCATGAAAGTTCAGCACATCAATCCGAACTCGAAAAAGAGCTTGAAACCATGAATTCCGAGCTTTTTGGTGAGGATACCGATTCTCACGATGACGCATTGACAAGCGCTACTGCTGCCGCAAACTCCTCATCGAGCATTGATTGGGATAGTGAATTAAGTGAGCTTTTGAAGTCAGAAAATTCTCATGACGCTGATGGTGGCTTAGACCGCAGCGATTCTAATTCTGATTCTAATTCCGATTCCGATACTGATTCTGACGCTGACGGCACGAATACACAAGCATAA
- a CDS encoding Lon protease, with protein MNQMHNETEQQEKFSRSQRIFMIPLLRGSESAGKRRRGIFTAVLVFIMVALLLSPSPFALEMPGPTANVYGTVKEKSATRMIDLSGVRTYKDKGQLRLVTVSATGVPGYSIPTAAAIYAWFHPHMAVMPQEAVYSVNTTADDYEKEGAEEMTGAQDTASHVALEYARQHFGVKTSAAKVKLNIDDIGEPSAGMIYTLGIITSLTPDDEAGGKLLREQELLKKMGKLALLVVFSLK; from the coding sequence ATGAACCAAATGCATAATGAAACCGAGCAGCAAGAGAAATTTTCACGTTCTCAGCGTATTTTTATGATTCCTCTTCTGCGTGGCTCTGAATCTGCTGGCAAGCGCAGGCGAGGGATTTTTACTGCTGTTTTGGTTTTTATTATGGTTGCTTTACTTTTATCTCCGAGTCCTTTTGCTCTTGAGATGCCTGGCCCAACTGCCAATGTGTATGGAACAGTAAAAGAAAAGTCCGCAACTAGAATGATTGACTTATCAGGTGTGCGCACATACAAGGATAAGGGGCAGTTACGTCTGGTGACAGTGTCTGCAACGGGTGTGCCGGGTTATAGTATTCCAACGGCTGCAGCAATATATGCGTGGTTTCATCCGCATATGGCAGTTATGCCTCAAGAAGCCGTTTATAGTGTGAATACCACTGCGGACGATTATGAAAAAGAAGGCGCTGAAGAAATGACGGGCGCTCAAGACACGGCATCTCACGTGGCATTAGAATATGCGCGGCAACATTTCGGTGTTAAAACATCTGCGGCGAAAGTCAAACTCAATATTGATGATATTGGCGAACCTTCAGCAGGAATGATTTACACCTTAGGTATTATTACCTCGCTCACTCCTGACGATGAGGCAGGGGGAAAACTATTGCGGGAACAGGAACTATTGAAAAAGATGGGAAAATTGGCGCTATTGGTGGTATTCAGCTTAAAATGA
- a CDS encoding DUF3052 domain-containing protein, with protein MSNTGNEAQEFGFQPGDVVQEWLWDDDVDENLRATLEDYLGEELVDEEYDSGVDGVILWWRDGDDEDELADTIMDASEMLNVGSPFWVLLPKPGRPGAISSSTLQNAAKTAGMNAATPETVAPDWNGIRLRAFGRGR; from the coding sequence GTGTCTAATACAGGAAATGAAGCACAAGAGTTCGGTTTCCAGCCAGGAGATGTAGTTCAGGAATGGCTGTGGGACGATGATGTAGATGAGAACCTGCGAGCCACGTTAGAAGATTACCTCGGTGAGGAGCTTGTTGACGAGGAGTATGACTCGGGCGTTGATGGCGTCATTTTATGGTGGCGTGATGGCGACGATGAGGATGAGTTGGCAGATACCATTATGGATGCTAGTGAAATGCTGAATGTGGGATCTCCATTCTGGGTTTTGCTTCCAAAGCCAGGTCGTCCAGGTGCTATTAGTTCTAGCACTTTACAAAATGCTGCTAAAACTGCAGGAATGAATGCTGCAACTCCTGAGACAGTTGCTCCGGATTGGAACGGCATTCGTTTGCGTGCTTTTGGTCGCGGACGTTAA
- a CDS encoding helix-turn-helix domain-containing protein, translated as MTKKYMLTEELPQCPVETTLLLISNKWTVLIVRDLLEGTKRFGELKKSVGSISQKVLTANLRAMEKNGLVIRTVFPEVPPHTEYTLTELGHSLETVLDALDRWGTDYQRGVQKQLAS; from the coding sequence ATGACGAAAAAATATATGCTGACTGAAGAATTACCGCAATGTCCTGTAGAAACAACGCTGCTGCTGATTAGTAATAAATGGACTGTGCTGATTGTGCGCGATCTGCTGGAGGGTACCAAACGTTTTGGTGAGCTGAAGAAATCAGTAGGAAGCATTTCACAGAAAGTTCTGACCGCTAATTTGCGTGCGATGGAAAAGAACGGTTTAGTTATTCGTACGGTATTTCCGGAAGTGCCGCCGCATACAGAATATACATTGACGGAGCTGGGACATAGCTTAGAAACGGTGTTAGATGCGTTGGATAGGTGGGGAACAGATTATCAGCGCGGTGTGCAGAAACAGTTAGCCTCGTGA
- a CDS encoding alpha/beta hydrolase has product MVKNSVQGPGASDNTSASAIIDQAVALGDWREAGYLWSFMDEDFQGEGTEHISQKAKRTALAMREGSARTDYPRITAWQLPQDVIAHLAIPYSEDNDRGHYLDVFVPADAGKKHSYPVVIDDHGGGFVYGMRELNRSFAMHLAHRGYVVVLPSYLPAPRCTFVDMLTDLSAAYSWTLDNIARYGGDTSKLFLTGDSAGACMALHSAQIENSAAMSERTGVAQAGLDIKGLLLVCGIYNLSECFNPESDAGNLQGICPEVFESVRDNFAGYDNTKDLLAAAPLPPVFINTSSDDFLHDENLDLAARLEALGVQFELDDADAKEWGELGHVSVIGLSTHERSQISLDRMDAFMQRVLNTSTL; this is encoded by the coding sequence ATGGTGAAGAATTCTGTTCAAGGCCCAGGAGCATCAGACAACACCTCTGCCTCAGCAATTATTGATCAGGCAGTAGCATTGGGGGATTGGAGAGAAGCTGGATATCTGTGGTCTTTTATGGATGAAGATTTCCAGGGCGAAGGTACGGAACATATCTCACAAAAAGCCAAACGAACAGCTCTAGCAATGCGCGAGGGGAGTGCTCGAACCGATTATCCGCGCATAACGGCATGGCAACTGCCTCAAGATGTTATTGCTCATCTTGCTATTCCATATAGCGAAGATAACGATCGTGGACACTATCTTGATGTTTTCGTTCCGGCAGATGCAGGCAAAAAGCATAGCTATCCTGTTGTGATTGATGATCATGGTGGTGGTTTTGTTTACGGTATGCGTGAACTCAACCGCAGTTTTGCGATGCACCTGGCGCATCGCGGATACGTTGTTGTTCTGCCGAGCTACCTGCCAGCTCCTCGATGCACTTTCGTTGATATGCTTACGGACTTATCCGCCGCGTATTCCTGGACTCTTGACAATATTGCTCGCTACGGGGGAGATACGAGCAAACTGTTCCTCACAGGCGATTCTGCCGGCGCGTGTATGGCATTGCATAGCGCTCAAATTGAGAACAGTGCTGCGATGAGTGAGCGCACTGGTGTTGCGCAAGCAGGATTGGATATTAAAGGTCTGTTACTGGTGTGCGGCATCTACAATCTTAGTGAGTGTTTTAATCCGGAAAGCGATGCAGGAAATCTTCAAGGGATTTGCCCTGAAGTGTTTGAAAGCGTCCGAGATAATTTCGCTGGTTATGACAATACTAAGGATCTTCTCGCCGCGGCGCCTCTTCCGCCAGTGTTTATTAACACATCAAGTGATGATTTTCTTCATGACGAAAACCTTGATTTAGCCGCACGCTTGGAAGCATTAGGAGTTCAGTTTGAACTGGACGATGCAGATGCTAAGGAGTGGGGCGAACTTGGACATGTGTCTGTTATTGGACTGTCCACACATGAGCGCTCGCAGATAAGTCTAGACAGAATGGATGCCTTTATGCAGCGGGTGCTGAACACGTCTACATTATGA
- a CDS encoding DivIVA domain-containing protein — protein sequence MAQTQEQSHGIARAKKNTWGYSVSQVDGFFESTRHLYEESEPNMTQAEIQNRAFDLEKNGYDIRAVDDALRRLENAVVDKLAAWTIAHEGLDEWRAQTEQLALTLIPRAKRDKGKVFSRGRMFNPSYDVKQVDAFVIAIAQYLNEKLSLGVLNMPEDHNAKNSSQFTSTDVARTIFTQRSGRAGYSEGQVDAYMNRVIEVLTHIESTERMKNVDDQFDPVVAVDPTASYVEPLIPDYFNPRDSHRADTGADGFNNSMTAQDGADEVSESARDEVNSVLSKLRTASSAPLNTASEQSGSEPSESETGFDTISHDEEKMFDAQSSSAASDSMPSSFAPSVKPERGSTAADDILDYSSLMDTGSIQSVQFHMPKLDDAPIKNDNADSAGE from the coding sequence ATGGCACAAACCCAAGAGCAATCTCACGGTATTGCACGAGCAAAGAAAAACACCTGGGGATACAGCGTTAGCCAAGTAGATGGATTCTTTGAGTCTACTCGACATCTGTATGAAGAGTCTGAGCCAAATATGACGCAGGCTGAGATTCAAAATCGTGCTTTTGATTTGGAAAAGAACGGTTACGATATTCGTGCAGTAGATGATGCTTTACGTCGTCTTGAGAATGCTGTGGTTGATAAGTTGGCAGCATGGACGATTGCTCATGAAGGTCTTGATGAGTGGAGAGCACAAACTGAACAACTTGCTTTAACACTTATTCCGCGTGCTAAACGAGACAAGGGCAAAGTTTTCTCACGCGGACGAATGTTTAATCCATCCTATGATGTGAAACAAGTAGATGCTTTTGTTATTGCTATTGCTCAGTATCTCAACGAGAAGCTGTCACTTGGCGTTTTGAATATGCCAGAAGATCATAACGCGAAAAATTCCTCTCAATTTACCTCAACAGACGTGGCTCGCACAATCTTTACCCAGCGTTCTGGTCGTGCAGGATATAGCGAAGGTCAAGTCGACGCGTATATGAATCGTGTTATTGAAGTGCTTACTCATATAGAATCCACAGAACGCATGAAAAACGTGGACGATCAGTTCGATCCCGTTGTAGCTGTAGATCCAACTGCTAGCTATGTAGAGCCTTTAATTCCTGATTACTTTAACCCTCGCGATTCTCATCGTGCTGATACAGGTGCGGATGGATTCAATAACTCCATGACGGCGCAAGATGGTGCAGATGAGGTCAGCGAATCTGCACGCGATGAGGTCAATTCTGTGTTGAGCAAGCTACGCACAGCGTCGTCCGCTCCGTTGAATACCGCATCCGAGCAATCTGGTTCAGAGCCATCTGAGAGTGAAACAGGTTTCGACACCATTAGTCATGATGAAGAAAAAATGTTTGACGCACAGTCTTCTAGCGCTGCATCAGACTCTATGCCTTCAAGTTTTGCGCCGTCTGTTAAGCCGGAGCGCGGATCAACTGCAGCAGATGATATCCTCGATTACAGTTCTCTGATGGATACAGGTTCCATTCAGTCCGTGCAGTTCCATATGCCAAAACTTGATGATGCCCCTATAAAAAACGATAACGCCGATAGCGCTGGCGAGTAG
- the recO gene encoding DNA repair protein RecO → MPSYTDEGVVLRSIKLGEADRIITILTRSHGKIRAVAKGVRRTKSRFGGRLEPFSRNTFLIYEGRGELQHINQVDSLVSYGASITSSYDSYVAANVMVESVDKLLDSAEQMMPDDVRPYYTLLISALASLSREEHGADIIENSFLLRLLATGGWSPRIDRCAVCGRQTQLEYFSVTAGGMTCSTDRFMDAREVSHSTRVQLFALLHGRWDLLNENERSKGSESVLNPDVDQIVEEWLQYYIECPIRSLKLIKSVL, encoded by the coding sequence ATGCCTAGTTACACCGACGAAGGCGTTGTTTTACGCTCTATTAAGTTAGGTGAAGCTGACAGAATTATTACTATTTTGACGCGTTCACATGGCAAAATCCGTGCTGTAGCCAAAGGCGTGCGCCGCACAAAATCGCGTTTTGGTGGACGTTTAGAACCTTTTTCTCGCAATACTTTTCTCATTTATGAGGGTAGAGGAGAACTGCAGCATATTAATCAGGTAGATTCGCTCGTTTCTTATGGTGCGTCCATTACTTCCTCGTATGATTCATATGTTGCCGCTAATGTGATGGTTGAATCGGTTGATAAATTACTTGATTCAGCCGAACAGATGATGCCTGATGACGTGCGTCCTTACTATACGCTGCTGATCAGTGCATTAGCATCGTTGTCGCGTGAAGAGCACGGAGCAGATATTATTGAAAACTCTTTTCTTTTACGACTGCTGGCAACGGGAGGATGGTCGCCGCGCATAGACAGATGCGCTGTATGCGGCCGGCAAACCCAGCTAGAGTATTTTTCTGTGACGGCTGGGGGAATGACGTGTTCTACGGATCGTTTTATGGACGCGCGTGAAGTGTCGCATAGCACTCGTGTGCAATTATTTGCTCTGCTGCACGGGCGATGGGACTTGCTGAATGAAAATGAGCGATCAAAAGGCAGTGAGTCTGTGCTGAACCCTGATGTTGATCAAATTGTTGAGGAATGGTTGCAATACTATATTGAGTGTCCTATTCGTTCATTGAAATTGATAAAATCCGTGCTATGA
- a CDS encoding isoprenyl transferase, which produces MSFDNVDYTSLDIPTAPFSRPEIIPQFPKKAVPRHIGVIMDGNGRWAQERGLIRTNGHQAAEPVVFDIIAGAIEAGVRYLSLYTFSTENWKRSPQEVRFLMGFSRDIIHRRVEQMNEWGVRVRWSGRRPKLWKSVIDELEIAQEKTKHNTVIDVIFCINYGGRAEIADAAAAIARQVAEGKIKGHKVTEKMFAEHLYLPDVPDCDLVVRTSGEQRTSNFLPWQAAYAELDFIPELFPDCSREVLWRSIEKYASRDRRFGGVKKA; this is translated from the coding sequence ATGAGTTTTGACAATGTAGACTACACGTCCTTGGATATTCCAACAGCCCCTTTTTCACGTCCTGAAATCATCCCGCAGTTTCCTAAAAAAGCCGTACCTCGCCATATAGGCGTTATTATGGACGGCAACGGTCGTTGGGCACAAGAGCGAGGACTAATCCGCACCAATGGTCATCAAGCAGCAGAACCAGTTGTTTTTGATATTATCGCTGGCGCTATCGAAGCAGGGGTGAGATATCTCAGTTTGTATACTTTTTCTACAGAAAATTGGAAGCGCTCACCACAAGAAGTGCGTTTTTTGATGGGCTTTTCACGTGATATTATTCATCGCCGTGTTGAGCAAATGAATGAGTGGGGTGTGCGTGTGCGATGGAGCGGACGTAGACCGAAGCTGTGGAAATCAGTGATTGATGAGCTGGAAATTGCTCAAGAAAAAACAAAACATAATACAGTTATTGACGTTATTTTCTGTATTAATTACGGAGGGCGTGCTGAAATTGCTGACGCGGCTGCTGCAATTGCACGTCAAGTAGCAGAAGGAAAAATTAAAGGTCACAAGGTGACTGAAAAAATGTTTGCTGAGCATTTGTATCTTCCAGATGTACCGGACTGCGATTTGGTGGTGCGTACTTCCGGTGAACAGCGTACGAGTAATTTCTTGCCATGGCAGGCAGCTTATGCTGAGCTTGATTTTATTCCTGAACTTTTTCCTGACTGTTCGCGCGAAGTTTTATGGCGTTCGATTGAAAAATATGCTAGTCGAGATCGTCGCTTTGGTGGCGTTAAAAAAGCGTAA